One Ricinus communis isolate WT05 ecotype wild-type chromosome 1, ASM1957865v1, whole genome shotgun sequence DNA window includes the following coding sequences:
- the LOC8275439 gene encoding F-box/kelch-repeat protein SKIP30 yields MSELIEGLPDAIAIRCIARVPFYLHPKLELVSHSWRSAIRSPELFKARQEVGSAEDLLCVCAFEPENLWQLYDPLRDLWITLPVLPSKIRHLAHFGVVSTAGKLYVLGGGSDAVDPLTGDQDGNFATNEVWSYDPVIRQWALRASMLVPRAMFACCVLKGKIVVAGGFTSCRKSISQAEMYDPEKDVWIPIPDLHRTHNSACSGIVIGGKVHILHKGLSAVQVLDNVGAGWTVEDYNWLQGPMAVVHGALYVMSHGLICKQEGKVRKVVVSASEFRRRIGFAMTGLGDDIYVIGGVIGPDRWNWDIKPMSDVDILAVGGERPTWRQAAPMSRCRGTILGCAQLRI; encoded by the coding sequence ATGTCTGAGCTGATTGAAGGTCTTCCAGATGCCATTGCTATCAGGTGCATTGCACGGGTTCCCTTTTACCTCCATCCCAAGTTAGAACTTGTCTCTCATTCATGGCGATCTGCCATTCGTAGTCCTGAGCTATTCAAGGCCCGACAGGAGGTTGGTTCAGCAGAAGATCTACTATGCGTGTGTGCTTTTGAACCTGAGAATTTGTGGCAGCTTTATGATCCTCTTCGAGACCTTTGGATTACTCTTCCTGTTCTGCCCTCAAAAATCAGGCACCTTGCCCACTTTGGTGTTGTCTCGACTGCAGGAAAACTATATGTACTTGGTGGTGGTAGTGATGCAGTAGACCCATTGACTGGCGACCAGGATGGAAACTTTGCGACCAATGAAGTTTGGTCATATGATCCTGTAATAAGACAGTGGGCCCTCCGTGCATCCATGCTAGTGCCGCGTGCAATGTTTGCTTGCTGTGTTTTGAAGGGGAAGATAGTTGTTGCAGGTGGTTTCACCAGTTGTCGAAAGTCAATATCTCAAGCAGAAATGTATGATCCAGAGAAAGATGTCTGGATCCCGATACCTGATCTGCACCGAACTCACAACTCGGCATGTTCTGGAATAGTTATTGGGGGAAAGGTGCACATCTTGCACAAGGGCTTATCAGCAGTGCAAGTATTGGACAATGTAGGGGCTGGATGGACAGTTGAAGATTATAATTGGCTACAAGGTCCAATGGCAGTTGTTCATGGTGCCTTGTATGTGATGAGCCATGGACTAATATGCAAGCAGGAGGGTAAAGTCAGGAAGGTAGTGGTGTCAGCTTCCGAGTTCCGCAGAAGGATTGGATTTGCCATGACTGGACTGGGGGATGATATCTATGTGATTGGAGGGGTGATTGGCCCAGATAGATGGAATTGGGATATCAAACCAATGTCTGATGTTGATATCTTGGCAGTTGGGGGTGAGAGACCAACTTGGCGACAGGCAGCTCCCATGTCAAGGTGCCGAGGCACAATTCTTGGATGTGCACAACTGAGAATCTAG
- the LOC8285821 gene encoding tRNA (guanine-N(7)-)-methyltransferase non-catalytic subunit wdr4 gives MEIEDTQIEAAENNKEIEVAPALISVHPTQNSVAVAVGSDLRVFDLQGGCGVCLVDNNSSEPLHKDSIRAIRYSANGKLFVSAGDDKLVNIWSTDSWGCVSSVCSEKRVSAVAISNDGLYVCFADKFGVVWVVDLHELEGNQSLVNKKASPLLAHYCSIITSLEFSPDGRFIVSADRDFKIRVTVFPKKTLDGAHEIQSFCLGHTEFVSCLAFIWAADYPQGLLVSGSGDSTVRLWDITAGRLLDTCEVGAKTGCLDSSKNDEDCSAVTDLCTIPNDNLVAVAIQSLQGIMLLSCDLDSQSLHVIKVVFVMGENFIPTSLGSSSSAELIWMVTGVSKLQGSDHNSLARVRVLSGFTKSIPDSTDGELHVLGDNEVPGAEKLLEKLQGSVFIDEKVFQAAAEAVKTAMCNLLIKKQYTTEKREFRKRGRNDRKVKQ, from the exons atggagatagaagaCACTCAGATTGAAGCAGcagaaaacaacaaagaaattgAGGTAGCTCCTGCCCTAATTTCTGTACACCCCACCCAAAATTCGGTTGCAGTCGCAGTTGGATCGGACCTCCGGGTCTTCGACCTCCA AGGAGGTTGCGGTGTATGTTTAGTGGATAATAATTCAAGTGAGCCTTTGCATAAGGATTCAATAAGAGCTATTCGTTATAGTGCAAATGGGAAGCTTTTTGTATCAGCTGGTGATGATAAACTTGTCAACATTTGGTCTACTGATTCTTGGGGCTGCGTTAGTTCCGT GTGCTCAGAGAAAAGAGTGAGTGCAGTTGCAATAAGCAATGATGGGCTGTATGTTTGTTTTGCTGATAAATTTGGAGTTGTTTGGGTTGTCGATTTGCATGAGCTTGAAGGAAATCAATCTCTAGTCAATAAAAAGGCTTCACCTTTGCTTGCTCATTACTGCAGCATCATTACTAGCCTG GAGTTTTCACCAGATGGACGTTTTATTGTTAGTGCAGATCGGGATTTTAAGATTCGT GTTACTGTGTTCCCAAAGAAAACTTTAGATGGAGCTCATGAAATTCAAAGTTTTTGCCTTGGTCATACGGA ATTTGTCTCCTGCCTTGCCTTTATTTGGGCTGCGGATTACCCTCAGGGTCTTCTTGTCTCAGGCAGCGGTGATTCTACT GTTCGCTTGTGGGACATTACAGCTGGTCGTCTTCTTGATACTTGTGAAGTTGGTGCTAAG ACAGGATGTCTAGACTCTAGCAAGAATGATGAGGACTGTTCTGCAGTCACTGATCTGTGCACAATTCCAAATGATAATCTTGTTGCTGTGGCTATTCAAAG CTTGCAAGGAATAATGCTGTTGAGCTGTGATCTTGATTCCCAAAGCCTCCATGTGATCAAG GTGGTTTTTGTCATGGGAGAAAACTTCATTCCTACAAGCTTGGGGAGTAGCTCTTCTGCAGAATTAATATGGATGGTAACTGGTGTCTCTAAATTGCAAGGTTCTGATCACAATTCTTTGGCTCGAGTAAGGGTTCTTTCTGGTTTCACAAAAAGCATTCCTGATTCCACTGACGGTGAGCTACATGTGTTGGGAGATAATGAAGTACCTGGGGCAGAGAAACTACTAGAGAAGTTGCAGGGCAGTGTGTTCATTGATGAAAAAGTGTTTCAAGCAGCTGCTGAAGCTGTGAAAACAGCAATGTGCAATTTGTTAATTAAGAAGCAGTACACCACAGAAAAGAGAGAATTCAGAAAGAGAGGTAGAAATGATAGGAAAGTCAAACAATGA